One genomic segment of Prochlorococcus marinus str. MIT 0919 includes these proteins:
- a CDS encoding DCC1-like thiol-disulfide oxidoreductase family protein yields the protein MIFIYDGECPFCNHFAELLELKSGLSNLEMINGRGNTAQVSSLLGKDHDLDKGAILIKNNEVLQGPMAITWICSQMKNPSDSLLEILRVIFLSDQRSNFLFPLLIWSRRVSLIFKGVSTSLIIKN from the coding sequence ATGATTTTTATTTATGATGGGGAATGTCCATTCTGCAATCACTTTGCTGAATTATTAGAACTAAAAAGTGGTCTGAGCAACCTGGAAATGATTAATGGTAGAGGTAATACAGCTCAAGTATCTTCTTTGTTAGGCAAAGATCATGATCTGGATAAAGGGGCAATATTAATTAAAAATAATGAAGTTTTACAAGGTCCTATGGCAATTACATGGATATGCTCTCAAATGAAAAATCCATCAGATTCATTACTGGAAATCCTTAGAGTTATATTTCTTTCGGACCAAAGGTCAAATTTCTTATTCCCATTACTTATTTGGTCAAGAAGGGTATCTCTTATATTTAAAGGAGTTAGCACTAGCCTAATTATCAAAAATTAA
- a CDS encoding rubredoxin gives MASSLIKKKYQCKDCIYAYNPELGDPSQGIPPGTAFEDLPESWVCPICKAGKRRFKPFLS, from the coding sequence ATGGCATCATCACTGATTAAAAAAAAATATCAATGCAAAGATTGCATATATGCTTATAACCCTGAACTAGGCGACCCTTCTCAAGGTATTCCTCCTGGGACTGCTTTCGAAGACTTGCCTGAATCATGGGTGTGTCCAATTTGCAAGGCAGGTAAAAGAAGGTTTAAGCCTTTTCTTAGTTAA
- a CDS encoding AbrB family transcriptional regulator, producing MLTGKDLLAKVKDLGDVSKSDLVKACGYVSTKKGGGERLNFTAFYEALLEAKGVNLASESAGGIGKGGRKLSYVATVQGNGNLLIGKAYTALLDLKPGDNFEIKMGRKGFRLVPEGES from the coding sequence ATGCTCACTGGTAAGGATTTATTAGCCAAAGTAAAAGACTTGGGTGATGTCTCAAAGTCTGATCTTGTTAAGGCATGTGGATATGTATCCACTAAAAAAGGAGGCGGAGAACGCCTTAACTTCACAGCCTTCTATGAAGCTCTGCTTGAAGCTAAAGGGGTAAATCTTGCTTCTGAAAGCGCTGGTGGTATCGGCAAAGGAGGCAGGAAACTTAGCTATGTCGCCACTGTTCAAGGAAACGGAAATCTACTGATTGGCAAGGCTTACACAGCTCTTTTAGACCTCAAGCCTGGAGACAACTTTGAAATTAAGATGGGCAGGAAAGGATTCCGTTTAGTACCAGAAGGCGAAAGTTAA
- a CDS encoding helix-turn-helix domain-containing protein, which produces MKEVGLLMSQARKNKSISISSLSKSLRIAKEYIIALENARFDLLTEDVFIKGMIRRISEKLSIDSTVIINKINIEAIASNNKDIAKPNKTWLSKYFGIFSKSKSQSQEPNQGVLLTEKTRKVELDFQKEVKRIADEQRLFEEKCIAEEKPVLEEKPIAEEKPVLEEKPIAEEKPVLEEKPIAEEKRLAEEERLLKKVKSSSQETVLIVKNGRITEKIFIQPNGKRFRVNG; this is translated from the coding sequence ATGAAGGAAGTTGGACTTTTAATGAGTCAAGCAAGAAAAAATAAATCCATCTCCATTTCATCTTTATCAAAGAGTTTACGTATTGCGAAAGAGTACATTATAGCACTTGAAAATGCTCGATTCGACCTCTTGACTGAGGATGTTTTTATCAAAGGAATGATAAGAAGAATCTCTGAAAAACTTTCTATAGACTCCACAGTCATTATTAATAAAATAAATATTGAGGCAATTGCTTCTAACAATAAGGATATAGCTAAACCTAATAAAACTTGGCTAAGTAAGTATTTTGGAATTTTTAGCAAGAGTAAATCACAATCTCAAGAGCCGAATCAAGGAGTCCTTTTAACTGAAAAAACTCGAAAAGTTGAATTGGATTTTCAAAAAGAGGTAAAACGTATAGCAGATGAACAAAGATTGTTTGAGGAAAAATGTATAGCAGAGGAAAAACCTGTATTAGAAGAAAAACCTATAGCAGAGGAAAAACCTGTATTAGAAGAAAAACCTATAGCAGAGGAAAAACCTGTATTAGAAGAAAAACCTATAGCAGAGGAAAAACGTTTGGCGGAGGAAGAACGTTTGCTGAAAAAGGTTAAGAGTTCATCTCAAGAAACAGTTTTGATAGTGAAGAATGGTCGCATCACAGAAAAGATATTTATACAACCAAATGGAAAAAGATTTCGTGTTAATGGGTGA
- a CDS encoding DUF3721 domain-containing protein gives MTFSKFSRTILSVLGPLSVALVSGSFSDATEKGIPSIFNTEEEAVKAAKDFNCIGAHKMGDVWMPCKDHHSHEHHHH, from the coding sequence TTGACTTTTTCAAAGTTTTCTCGAACAATTCTATCTGTTCTAGGTCCCTTGTCTGTTGCATTAGTGAGCGGCTCCTTTTCTGACGCAACTGAAAAAGGGATCCCTTCGATTTTTAATACAGAAGAAGAAGCTGTAAAAGCTGCGAAGGATTTCAATTGTATTGGTGCTCACAAAATGGGAGATGTGTGGATGCCGTGCAAAGATCATCACAGTCATGAACATCATCATCACTAA
- a CDS encoding GLTT repeat protein, translated as MKKVNDPSQENFEVSGHCGSKPKKIAIGIAPLGFISIGVVPMGIVSIGIVPMGVVSLGVVAMGVVNASIVGMGIFSAGITTMGLKVWSPENATLQRQISNSGNSSFRNIYSYPTRSQAEEEAKKLGCLGVHKMGQLWMPCATHGVNE; from the coding sequence ATGAAAAAAGTGAATGATCCTAGCCAAGAGAACTTTGAAGTTTCGGGCCATTGTGGAAGTAAACCAAAAAAAATTGCGATTGGGATAGCTCCACTTGGTTTTATATCAATTGGAGTAGTCCCAATGGGGATAGTAAGCATTGGGATTGTGCCAATGGGAGTCGTTTCCCTCGGGGTAGTAGCAATGGGAGTGGTTAACGCCTCAATAGTTGGTATGGGAATATTTTCTGCAGGTATAACAACCATGGGGCTCAAGGTGTGGAGTCCAGAGAACGCAACTCTCCAAAGGCAAATAAGCAATAGTGGAAATTCATCCTTCAGAAACATCTACTCCTATCCAACAAGGTCTCAAGCAGAAGAAGAAGCTAAAAAGCTCGGTTGCTTAGGCGTACATAAGATGGGTCAATTGTGGATGCCTTGTGCGACTCATGGAGTTAATGAATAA
- a CDS encoding SDR family oxidoreductase, producing the protein MAIYLITGSNRGIGLEYCRQLKDRGDDVIATCRSSSQELDDLGVRVESGVDVTSGTSVLSLRNKLKGLNIDVLIHNAGIAEFNSLSNLDPESVTRQFEVNALSPLCFTQAFLENMGLGSKVALMTSRMGSIDDNTSGGSYGYRMSKVALCMAGKSLSIDLKSRGIAVAILHPGLVSTRMTGFTRNGITTKKSVNGLIARLDSLTLQNSGTFWHSNGEVLPW; encoded by the coding sequence TTGGCTATTTACTTGATAACAGGATCCAACAGGGGCATAGGTCTTGAATATTGTCGACAGTTAAAAGATAGAGGAGATGATGTCATCGCAACATGCAGATCGTCTTCTCAAGAGCTGGATGATTTGGGCGTAAGAGTTGAATCAGGGGTCGACGTGACTTCTGGGACATCAGTTTTAAGCCTTAGAAACAAGCTAAAAGGATTGAATATAGATGTATTGATTCACAATGCGGGCATAGCTGAATTTAATTCTTTATCAAATCTTGACCCGGAAAGTGTTACTCGACAGTTTGAAGTAAATGCTTTGAGTCCTTTGTGCTTTACCCAAGCATTTCTTGAAAATATGGGGTTAGGATCCAAAGTCGCCCTCATGACTAGCCGCATGGGTTCTATTGATGACAATACTTCTGGAGGATCCTATGGCTACAGAATGTCTAAAGTGGCTCTTTGTATGGCAGGGAAGTCTTTATCGATTGACTTAAAATCACGAGGGATTGCTGTGGCAATATTGCACCCTGGCTTGGTTAGCACTCGCATGACTGGGTTTACACGTAATGGAATCACTACAAAAAAATCTGTGAATGGTCTTATTGCAAGACTTGACTCTTTAACACTTCAAAATTCTGGTACTTTTTGGCACTCTAATGGAGAAGTTCTACCTTGGTAA
- a CDS encoding SOS response-associated peptidase, translated as MCGRYELKTTFDQLPSILKKDAPQGLKDKYISQGLIKPSDPVIVLKNEGKISTVFMLWGFVAEWVQDPFDPSRARPFNARAETIREKQFFKNSWRHKRCLLPASGFFERGYRIRRKDCKPFWLAGIWNRWMGPEGSELETCCVITTQSNQLMKPLHNRMPAIIPHGLEETWIAPQKTEQELKTLQPLLNEWSAENWVAESTKVSTTNQMSLF; from the coding sequence ATGTGTGGGAGATATGAACTAAAAACTACGTTCGATCAACTACCCTCCATTCTAAAAAAAGATGCCCCACAAGGGTTGAAAGACAAATACATCTCACAGGGTTTAATCAAGCCTAGTGATCCAGTCATTGTGCTTAAGAACGAAGGGAAAATATCCACTGTTTTTATGTTATGGGGGTTTGTTGCTGAATGGGTACAGGACCCCTTCGATCCTTCAAGAGCAAGGCCTTTCAATGCAAGGGCTGAAACTATTAGAGAAAAACAATTTTTCAAAAATAGTTGGAGACATAAAAGATGCTTACTACCGGCAAGTGGATTCTTTGAAAGAGGCTATCGAATAAGAAGGAAAGATTGTAAACCTTTTTGGCTCGCAGGTATATGGAATAGATGGATGGGACCTGAGGGAAGTGAGCTAGAAACCTGCTGTGTGATTACAACTCAGTCCAATCAACTAATGAAGCCCCTCCATAATCGAATGCCAGCCATTATTCCTCATGGTCTAGAAGAAACTTGGATCGCTCCACAAAAAACCGAGCAAGAGCTCAAAACCCTTCAACCTCTATTAAACGAATGGAGTGCTGAAAATTGGGTGGCAGAATCAACAAAAGTATCTACAACTAACCAAATGAGTTTGTTTTAA
- a CDS encoding peroxiredoxin yields MSLDIGEKIPYFSLADQEGKQRSNKDIKGKPLVLFFYPKDDTPGCTAEACGFRDKYDLFQIFGAVVWGVSNDSQDSHRKFADKNKLPFPLLCDEDNSLRKQFGVPKVLGLIDGRVTFIMDSEGIIRYVFNDLLNGPQHVTEALRVLENIR; encoded by the coding sequence ATGTCTCTAGATATTGGCGAAAAAATTCCGTATTTTTCTTTAGCTGACCAAGAAGGCAAGCAAAGATCCAATAAAGATATCAAAGGTAAGCCATTGGTTCTATTTTTTTATCCAAAAGATGATACTCCAGGCTGCACCGCGGAAGCCTGTGGCTTTCGTGATAAATATGATCTGTTTCAAATCTTTGGAGCCGTTGTTTGGGGTGTGAGCAATGACAGTCAAGATAGTCACCGGAAGTTTGCTGATAAAAATAAACTTCCATTCCCGCTGCTATGTGACGAAGATAATTCCTTAAGAAAACAATTTGGCGTTCCTAAAGTCTTAGGATTGATTGACGGTAGAGTTACTTTTATAATGGATTCAGAAGGGATTATTCGCTATGTTTTCAATGACCTTCTAAATGGACCTCAACATGTTACGGAAGCCTTAAGGGTTTTAGAAAATATTCGATAA
- a CDS encoding MBL fold metallo-hydrolase: MARIKNRVSSNSDGLFFVDSSCIDCGSCWYIDPEHFASNGSSSYVHAQPTGQQEIKKALLALIDCPVAAIGAPKSITSNLSPDLFPILVTKHSAGDVYYCGWSSKRSFGASSWLIMKSDGNVLIDSPRWSAPLARRIKKMGGIKQIVLTHRDDVADHAHWNKYFQCERWIHQNDADAAPKAEKTVKGLASLSLGINLRLVPTPGHTQGSMVAILGEQQQILFSGDHLWWNLEKQAVVASKDFCWWSWEEQLKSIKLLQDLDISWLLPGHGHAHQFTSGEWRNAIRQTLNYAVKLP; encoded by the coding sequence ATGGCTAGGATTAAAAATCGCGTAAGCAGCAATTCGGACGGTCTATTTTTTGTAGACTCTAGCTGCATTGATTGTGGTAGTTGCTGGTATATAGACCCTGAGCATTTTGCCTCAAACGGAAGCAGTTCCTATGTTCATGCTCAGCCAACTGGACAACAAGAAATTAAAAAGGCTCTTTTAGCTCTTATCGATTGTCCTGTGGCCGCAATTGGAGCACCAAAATCTATAACTTCCAATTTATCTCCTGATCTTTTCCCGATCCTAGTTACAAAACATTCGGCAGGGGATGTTTATTACTGTGGCTGGAGTTCCAAGCGTAGCTTTGGTGCTAGCAGTTGGCTAATTATGAAATCAGATGGCAATGTACTTATCGATTCACCTCGTTGGAGTGCTCCACTGGCTAGACGAATAAAAAAGATGGGTGGTATTAAACAAATAGTTCTAACTCATCGAGATGATGTAGCAGACCATGCGCATTGGAATAAATATTTTCAATGTGAAAGATGGATTCATCAAAATGATGCAGATGCAGCACCTAAAGCTGAGAAAACAGTAAAAGGGCTCGCAAGCCTTTCTTTAGGGATCAATCTGAGGCTGGTTCCCACACCAGGTCATACTCAAGGGTCAATGGTTGCAATACTTGGCGAGCAACAACAAATACTTTTTAGTGGAGATCACCTTTGGTGGAATCTAGAAAAACAAGCTGTTGTTGCATCAAAAGATTTTTGCTGGTGGAGTTGGGAAGAACAATTGAAATCAATCAAATTACTCCAAGATCTTGATATAAGTTGGTTGCTACCCGGCCATGGACATGCTCATCAATTCACCTCGGGGGAATGGAGAAATGCTATAAGGCAAACATTAAATTATGCCGTCAAACTGCCTTAA
- a CDS encoding high light inducible protein has translation MDQSNTSVLDIALGRPAMIGFMLLLSTYLLTGQIIPGAF, from the coding sequence GTGGATCAATCCAACACCTCAGTCCTAGACATTGCTTTAGGCAGGCCAGCAATGATTGGGTTCATGCTTCTTTTAAGCACATACCTTTTAACTGGTCAAATCATTCCTGGAGCCTTCTAA
- a CDS encoding high light inducible protein has product MNKSNPSGRLENSKVIAEKINGRAALIGVIALLGAYTSTGQIIPGFL; this is encoded by the coding sequence ATGAACAAATCCAATCCTTCGGGCAGACTCGAAAATAGCAAAGTCATAGCCGAAAAGATTAATGGAAGAGCTGCACTAATTGGCGTAATTGCTCTTTTAGGAGCCTATACGTCTACAGGGCAAATCATTCCTGGTTTTCTTTAA
- a CDS encoding high light inducible protein: protein MTPEAEKFNGWAAMLGFVAAFGAYATTGQIIPGIF from the coding sequence ATGACTCCTGAAGCCGAAAAATTTAATGGCTGGGCAGCAATGCTTGGCTTCGTTGCCGCTTTTGGCGCTTATGCAACTACTGGGCAAATCATTCCTGGAATCTTTTAA
- a CDS encoding high light inducible protein — protein MTSSSYITTESGNRQNAFPVEAQPELVANYSGYIEEAEKANGRWAMIGFIALLGSYISTGQVIPGIF, from the coding sequence ATGACATCTTCTTCTTACATCACGACTGAATCAGGCAATCGTCAAAATGCATTTCCTGTTGAAGCTCAACCAGAACTGGTAGCAAACTATTCAGGTTATATAGAGGAAGCTGAAAAGGCTAATGGCCGATGGGCAATGATTGGATTCATAGCACTATTGGGTTCATACATCTCAACAGGTCAAGTAATCCCAGGTATTTTTTAA
- a CDS encoding DUF1499 domain-containing protein, with amino-acid sequence MTSSRSGLTACVSQGNCIFVQKEFKDADKTFNQLKEIAKNIPRTTVVTDTKNYLKTICRSLIFRFPDDLEILKLSQGIIQIKSASRFGASDLGVNQRRVSYLLKKLS; translated from the coding sequence ATGACATCATCTCGATCTGGCCTTACTGCTTGTGTTAGTCAAGGAAATTGCATCTTTGTTCAGAAAGAATTTAAAGATGCTGACAAAACTTTCAATCAGCTAAAAGAAATTGCAAAAAATATTCCTAGAACAACAGTTGTCACCGATACTAAGAATTATTTGAAAACTATTTGTAGAAGTTTAATCTTTAGATTCCCAGATGACCTTGAGATATTGAAACTAAGTCAAGGAATTATTCAAATAAAATCTGCTTCCAGATTTGGTGCTAGTGATTTAGGGGTTAATCAGAGAAGGGTTAGTTACTTATTGAAGAAATTGTCTTAG
- a CDS encoding oxidoreductase gives MTWSFNSIPCQEGRIAFITGANSGLGLDTAYALLSKGATVILGCRNIEKAEQAREKLVDGTGSQTVEVLQIDLSDLENVNRALEKIALKYTKLDLLINNAGVMAPPQTFSKQRLELQFAVNHISHMALTLNLLPLLAKKPGGRVVTVSSGAQYMGKINWEDLQGEKKYDRWKAYSQSKLANVMFALELSERIKAACLDLASLAAHPGLARTNLQSTSIKSNGSWQEAIAYKLINPIFQSSRMGSLPQLLAATNHNAKNGEQYGPRFNFRGHPKICRIAPLALNSDARAQLWSVSEKLIESFVDITQGKKLLSRK, from the coding sequence ATGACTTGGTCTTTTAATTCAATCCCTTGCCAGGAAGGTCGTATAGCTTTTATCACAGGCGCAAATAGTGGTCTAGGGCTAGATACTGCATACGCTTTATTGAGCAAGGGTGCAACTGTGATTCTTGGCTGTAGAAATATAGAAAAGGCTGAACAAGCAAGAGAGAAACTTGTTGATGGAACAGGTTCTCAAACGGTAGAAGTTCTGCAGATAGATCTTTCTGATTTAGAAAACGTAAATAGAGCTTTAGAAAAAATTGCTTTAAAATATACGAAATTAGATCTGTTAATTAATAATGCCGGAGTCATGGCACCTCCGCAAACATTCAGCAAACAACGCTTGGAACTTCAATTTGCAGTAAATCATATAAGTCATATGGCATTAACTTTAAATTTATTGCCATTGCTTGCAAAAAAACCAGGTGGACGAGTTGTAACTGTTTCTTCTGGAGCCCAATATATGGGCAAAATTAATTGGGAAGACCTTCAAGGCGAGAAAAAGTATGATCGATGGAAGGCATACTCTCAAAGCAAACTTGCAAATGTTATGTTTGCTCTGGAATTAAGTGAAAGGATAAAGGCTGCATGCTTAGACCTTGCATCGTTAGCTGCTCATCCTGGTTTGGCTCGGACTAATTTACAGTCAACATCGATTAAATCTAATGGATCTTGGCAAGAGGCTATAGCCTACAAATTAATCAATCCGATTTTTCAAAGCTCACGTATGGGATCTCTCCCTCAGTTGCTTGCCGCAACTAACCATAATGCAAAAAATGGTGAGCAATATGGACCTAGATTTAACTTTAGAGGTCACCCTAAAATTTGTCGGATAGCTCCTCTTGCTTTAAATAGTGATGCAAGAGCTCAACTTTGGTCGGTAAGTGAAAAATTGATTGAAAGTTTTGTTGATATCACACAAGGGAAGAAGCTTTTGAGTAGAAAATAA
- a CDS encoding DUF2237 family protein yields the protein METKNVLGTALEACSCSPMTGWYRDGSCRTDATDMGMHTLCAVMTEQFLSYSKAQGNDLSTPQIGFPGLKAGDHWCLCAPRWKEAYQDGMAPLVNLRATEESTLSIIDLDILKQFDFRNS from the coding sequence ATGGAAACAAAAAATGTTCTCGGTACTGCACTTGAAGCTTGTAGTTGTAGTCCCATGACTGGTTGGTATCGAGATGGTTCATGTAGAACTGATGCAACTGATATGGGTATGCATACTCTTTGTGCAGTAATGACAGAACAATTTCTTTCTTATAGCAAGGCCCAAGGGAATGATCTTTCAACTCCTCAGATTGGCTTCCCTGGTCTAAAGGCCGGAGATCATTGGTGCCTTTGCGCTCCAAGATGGAAAGAGGCATATCAAGATGGTATGGCTCCTTTAGTTAATCTTCGAGCAACAGAAGAAAGTACCCTCTCTATTATTGATTTAGATATTCTAAAGCAATTTGACTTTAGGAATAGCTAG
- a CDS encoding phosphoribosyltransferase, with translation MKIISWDEFNSCVKSITSSSKGENFSGVYGIPRGGLCLSVALSHSLGIPLLTQIKKGCLVVDDVYETGRSLSQVLNTPEVTAFVWFSKVKPKWWHAVELAKPDEWLIFPWENKDNAAKDMKDYQLSRIKN, from the coding sequence ATGAAGATAATCAGCTGGGATGAATTCAATTCCTGTGTAAAGAGTATTACCTCTTCATCTAAAGGGGAAAATTTTTCTGGTGTTTATGGTATTCCTAGAGGAGGGCTCTGTTTATCAGTTGCCTTAAGTCATTCTTTAGGTATCCCCCTGCTAACACAAATAAAAAAAGGTTGTCTTGTTGTTGATGATGTCTATGAAACTGGAAGAAGCCTGAGTCAAGTACTTAATACTCCTGAAGTCACTGCTTTTGTTTGGTTTAGCAAAGTGAAACCTAAATGGTGGCATGCTGTTGAACTTGCAAAACCTGATGAATGGCTTATTTTTCCATGGGAGAATAAGGATAATGCAGCAAAAGATATGAAAGATTATCAATTGTCGAGGATTAAAAATTAA
- a CDS encoding nucleoside 2-deoxyribosyltransferase yields MAKKTIYLASPYGFSTQWSKKLLPEFVSVLEAMGAEVWEPFERNAQQDFSHPGWAYKVAVADLQDLKDSDGIFAIVNGTPPDEGVMVELGAAIALGKPTFLFRDDFRRCTDSEDYPLNLMLFAGLPADNWQDYFYTSVEEVNSPEKALFEWLLN; encoded by the coding sequence ATGGCAAAAAAAACTATTTATCTTGCTTCTCCTTACGGTTTCTCTACGCAATGGAGTAAAAAGCTTCTACCAGAATTCGTTTCTGTCTTAGAGGCAATGGGTGCTGAAGTTTGGGAACCTTTCGAACGTAACGCCCAACAAGATTTTTCACATCCAGGTTGGGCATACAAAGTAGCGGTGGCTGATCTTCAAGACTTAAAGGACTCAGATGGTATCTTTGCAATTGTGAACGGCACTCCTCCTGATGAAGGAGTAATGGTTGAGCTAGGGGCAGCGATAGCGTTAGGTAAACCAACTTTTTTATTTCGTGATGACTTTAGAAGATGTACTGATTCAGAAGACTACCCTCTTAACCTGATGCTTTTTGCTGGCTTGCCAGCCGATAACTGGCAAGATTATTTCTACACTTCAGTTGAAGAAGTTAATTCTCCAGAGAAAGCCTTATTTGAATGGTTACTGAACTAA
- the psbF gene encoding cytochrome b559 subunit beta, long form, translating to MILKILLVVSPILISIISTILWLSVWGVLKWDNNTIPGFPTIENIQDWEDSGVVPDNRPNGGYPVFTVRTLAVNALGIPTVFFLGAIFAMQFIRRGLFQA from the coding sequence ATGATTTTGAAAATTTTGTTAGTAGTTTCACCGATACTAATATCAATCATTTCAACAATACTATGGCTCTCTGTGTGGGGTGTTTTGAAATGGGACAATAACACTATCCCAGGCTTTCCAACAATTGAAAATATTCAAGACTGGGAAGATAGTGGTGTAGTGCCTGATAATAGACCTAATGGTGGTTATCCAGTTTTCACAGTAAGAACATTAGCTGTTAATGCATTAGGCATACCTACAGTTTTCTTTTTAGGAGCAATATTTGCTATGCAGTTTATTAGAAGGGGTCTTTTTCAAGCCTAG
- a CDS encoding metal ABC transporter permease, producing MYPTLIFPAHKDQEFLSLPDLALAVALGVDPSIGGILSGLSGALIAESLTNKKNESYEAVMNTILAGSLGLGVLLIPILGIRIDLESILFGDLLTANVGDLVRNIIAFASFICLMLYGYSKLVHIGLDPEGAAASGIRVPFLNIALGITTALVIVSSMAAMGVILVIALLSMPTLWGLHQAPSLRVAMARSSMFGLVISILGFVFSIGFNLSPGPLISVICMASLVFLPRKTSN from the coding sequence ATGTATCCAACTCTGATATTTCCAGCTCATAAAGATCAAGAATTTCTCTCATTGCCAGACTTGGCTTTGGCAGTAGCACTTGGAGTTGACCCGTCTATTGGGGGAATTCTCAGTGGGTTGTCAGGAGCGCTTATAGCAGAAAGTTTGACAAATAAAAAAAATGAAAGTTATGAAGCAGTAATGAACACAATACTTGCTGGATCGCTAGGACTAGGGGTTCTTCTGATCCCCATACTTGGAATAAGAATTGACCTTGAATCGATTCTTTTCGGGGATTTATTAACAGCTAATGTCGGAGATTTAGTAAGAAACATTATCGCCTTCGCATCATTTATTTGTTTGATGTTGTACGGTTACTCCAAACTTGTTCATATTGGATTAGATCCAGAAGGTGCTGCCGCAAGTGGTATAAGAGTTCCTTTTTTAAACATAGCTCTTGGGATCACAACTGCTCTTGTCATAGTCAGTTCAATGGCTGCAATGGGTGTAATCCTTGTAATTGCTTTGCTTTCCATGCCAACTTTATGGGGGTTGCACCAAGCTCCCTCTTTGCGGGTAGCCATGGCGAGATCTTCAATGTTTGGACTTGTTATATCAATCTTAGGTTTTGTATTTAGTATTGGCTTTAATTTATCTCCAGGACCTCTTATCTCTGTGATCTGCATGGCTTCACTGGTATTCTTACCCAGAAAAACCAGTAATTGA
- the folE gene encoding GTP cyclohydrolase I, translated as MTSTAPNENIKDDLQEKISCKLVSEIIRERIKANGARFHANDNISDYILPGELETLEKEVATRVRDLLKTLLIDIDNDHNTQETAERVSRMYINEVFKGRFYQQPKVTSFPNDKNLDEIYTVGPITVRSACSHHLVPILGDCWIGIKPGEKVIGLSKFARVADWVFSRPHIQEEAVMILADEIERLCEPKGLGIIVKAQHYCMKWRGVKEPDTSMINSVVRGDFRHDSSLKQEFFELVRQQSNVAKTY; from the coding sequence ATGACTTCTACAGCACCTAATGAGAATATTAAAGATGATCTACAAGAAAAGATCTCATGCAAGTTAGTATCAGAAATAATTCGCGAACGTATAAAGGCTAATGGAGCCAGATTTCATGCAAATGATAATATTTCTGATTATATTTTACCCGGTGAGTTAGAAACTCTTGAGAAAGAGGTCGCTACTCGAGTGAGAGATTTACTGAAAACTTTATTGATTGATATTGATAATGACCATAATACGCAAGAAACAGCAGAAAGAGTATCAAGAATGTATATCAATGAAGTTTTTAAAGGCAGATTTTATCAACAGCCAAAAGTTACTAGTTTCCCAAATGATAAGAACTTAGATGAAATATATACTGTTGGACCAATTACTGTTCGATCTGCGTGCTCTCATCATTTAGTGCCAATTTTAGGTGATTGTTGGATTGGAATTAAACCAGGTGAGAAAGTGATAGGTCTTTCAAAGTTTGCAAGAGTAGCTGATTGGGTTTTTTCTCGACCTCATATTCAAGAAGAAGCTGTGATGATACTCGCAGATGAAATTGAACGTTTATGTGAACCTAAAGGCTTGGGCATTATTGTAAAGGCTCAGCATTACTGTATGAAATGGCGAGGTGTTAAAGAGCCAGATACAAGCATGATTAATTCAGTTGTTAGAGGTGATTTTCGTCATGATTCAAGTTTGAAGCAAGAGTTCTTTGAGCTTGTTAGGCAGCAATCAAATGTTGCTAAGACTTATTAG